The genomic DNA GCAGATGGGCGAGGTGCGCCAGTGCCTGGACCATAGCGGGCGCCGCCCGGTGCGGTATTTGTTTGATAATCTGCCAATTGACGCGCGTTGGTGCCTCGTCCATGCGACGCACCTGGACGAAGCGGAAGTGGCGCTGCTGGCCAACAGCGGCGCGGTGGCGGGCTTGTGCCCGACCACGGAGGCGAACCTGGGCGACGGCCTGTTCCCGCTGGCGCCGTACCTGGCGCAGGGCGGCCGGTTCGGCGTGGGCAGCGATAGTCACGTGTCGCAAAGCCCCGTGGAGGAATTGCGCTGGCTGGAATACGGCCAGCGGCTGGTGCGGCAGCAGCGCAATATCACCGTCGCACCGGGTGAACGACGCGTGGGCAGCCACCTGTGGCAGGCCGCGCTGGCGGGCGGCGCGCAAGCGTCCGGCCGCCCAGTGGGAGCACTGGCAGCAGGCTTGTCGGCCGACGTGCTGGTGCTGGACGACAGCCATCCCAATCTGTACGGGCTGGCGGCACCGGATGTGCTGAACGGTTTCATCTTCAGCGGCAACGATAATCTGGTACGAGATGTGTTGGCTGGCGGCCGTTGGGTGGTACGCAGCCAGGAGCACGTGGCGCAACCGGCCATCGCCGCGCGCTTCCGACAGACGCTGGCCGAACTGCGTGAGTTGCGATCATGACGACGCTGATACAGTATGCAAGCCTGAACCCCACGCCCTGGAAGAATGGCGGGGGCTGTACGACGGAAATCATGGCGTCGCCCCCGGGCGCCACCCTGAACGATTTCGACTGGCGCATCAGCCTGGCGACGATCGCGCAAAGCGGGCCATTCTCCGTCTTTCCCGGCATCGACCGCACGTTGACCCTGGTGGACGGCGGCAACGTCGTGCTGGACGTGGGCAACGAGCGCAAGGTGGCGCTGTCCGAGCGCGAACCGGTCGTTGCCTTTCCGGGCGAGGTGCCCGTCAACGCGACGGTGGATGGCGACCCCACCACCGACTTCAACGTGATGACGCGGCGCGAACGCTGCTCGCACCAGCTCGAGCGGCGCGTGGTGCGCGACTTCTCCGTGCTGGAGCGGCGCAGCGCGCTGACGGTGCTGTTCCTGGCCGAGGGCGAAAGCCTGACGGTGTACAGCAGCCGCGAGCGGATGGTGCTGGTGCGCTATGATGCGGTGGTACTGGACCGCGAGGAGACGTGGACCCTGGAAGCGCCCAGCGCCACCGTCTTCATCGTCGACATCATGCCCAACGAGGAGGACGAGTAGCGCATGCAGCAATGGGACCTGTTGATCACGAACGTGCACCTGGCCCGCATGACGGGCGGTGGCTATGGTGAACTGCGCGACGGCGCCATCGCCGTGCGCGACGGCCGCATCGCCTGGCTGGGCAGCGCGGCCGAAGCGGCAGCCGTTGGCGGCGCCCGCGAAGTGCGCGACGGTGCCGGCTGCTGGCTGACGCCGGGCTTGATCGACTGCCACACGCACATCGTCCACGCCGGCAATCGCAGCGACGAATTCGAGGCGCGCCTGAACGGTGCCACCTACGAGGACATCGCCCGCGCCGGCGGTGGCATCATGTCCACCGTGCGCGCCACCCGGGCGGCCAGCGAGGACGAGCTGCTGGCGGCCAGCCTGCCGCGCATCGCCAGCTTGCTGGCCGAGGGCGTGACCACCCTGGAGATCAAGTCCGGCTACGGGCTGGACGCGGCATCGGAAGCGAAGATGCTGCGCGTGGCTCGGCGGGTCGGCCAGGAGCTGCCGGTGCGCGTCGTGACGACGTTCCTGGGTGCCCATGCCCTGCCGCCCGAATATGCCGGCAATCCGGATGGCTACGTGGAGGCCGTGTGCGCCATGATCCCGGCGCTGGCGGAGCAGGGCCTGGTCGATGCCGTGGATGCGTTCTGCGAGCGGATCGCCTTCAGCAATGTGCAAACCGAACGCGTGTTCGAGGCGGCGCGCGCGCACGGCCTGCCCGTCAAGCTGCACGCCGAACAGCTGTCGGACCAGCAGGGCGCGCAGCTGGTGGCGCGCTTCAATGGCCTGTCGGCCGACCACCTGGAGCACCTGAGCGAAGCGGGCATTGCCGCGATGGCGGCCAGCGGCACCGTGGCCGTGCTGCTGCCGGGCGCTTATTACTTCCTGCGCGATACCACGCCGCCGCCGGTCGCCGCCTTGCGCGCCGCCGGCGTGCCCATGGCGGTCGCCACCGACAACAACCCGGGCACGTCGCCGATGACTTCCCTGCTGCTGGCGATGAACATGGCCTGCACCTTGTGGCGCCTGACGCCGTACGAAGCGCTGGCCGGCTGCACGGTACACGGCGCCCGTGCACTGGGGCTGCAGGCGGAGCTCGGCACGCTGGAAGTGGGCAAGCGCGCCGACTTCGCGCTGTGGCGCATCGCCCGGCCGGCGGACCTCAGCTATGCGATCGGCTTCAATCCCTGCGCGTCCGTCGTCCACGACGGCGTCTGGCGCGCATCGCACATCTGGGCAAACGCCTAGTGCGCGCGCTGGCGCTGACGGTAGGCCTGCTGGCGGCGCTGCCGGCGCTGGCGGACGACGTTCTGCACGTCGGCTCCAAGCGTTTTACCGAGTCGTACATCCTGGCCGAAATCGTCGCGCAGACGGCCGCGCCGCACGCGCGCACGGAGCACAGGCAAGGTCTGGGCAACACGGCCATCGTGCTCGCGGCCCTGCAAAACGGCAGCATCGACGTCTATCCGGAATACCTCGGTACGATCGACCAGGAAATCCTGAAACACGACAAGCCGGCCTCGCTTGAGCAGATCCAGCGCGAGCTGGCACCCTTGGGACTGGGCGTGGCGGTGCCGCTGGGTTTCAACAACACCTATGCGCTGGCGGTGCGGGGTGATACGCCGGGCGTGCGCACCTTGTCCGACCTGGCCGCGCAAGCCAACCTGCAGTTTGGCCTGTCGCATGAATTCATCGGCCGCGCGGACGGCTGGCCCGGCCTGCGCCAGCGCTACCGCCTGCCGCAGCAGCCGCGCGGCCTCGATCACGGTATCGCCTACGAAGCGCTGGCGCAGCGGCAGGTGGACGTGATCGACATCTATTCGACGGACGCCAAGATCGGCCGCTATGGCCTGAAGGTGCTGGAAGACGACCAGGGCTATTTTCCGCGCTACGACGCGGTGCTGCTGTACCGGCTCGATGCGGCCAAGCGTTTTCCGGCCGCCTGGGCCGCGCTGCAACAGCTGGAAGGGAAGCTTGGCGCCAGCGACATGATCGCGCTGAACGGCGCCGCCGAATTGCAGGGGCGGCCATTTGCCGCCGTCGCGCGCGACTGGCTGGCCAGGTCCGCCCAGGGATCGCAAGCGCTCGTTCAGGCGACGCCGCCCGCGCACCGCAACCTGGCCGACGTCCTGTTCGCGCCCGACCTGGGCCGCCTGACCGGCCAGCACGTGCTGTTGGTGGCGTTGTCCGTGCTGCTGGCCTGCCTGGTCGGCGTGCCGCTGGGGATCGTGGCGGCCTACCGGGCGCGCCTGCGCCAGGGCGTGCTGGGCGTGACGGGCATGCTGCAGACGATTCCATCGCTGGCGCTGCTGGCGATGCTGATCCCCCTGCTGGGCCGCATCGGCATCGTGCCGGCGCTGGTGGCGCTGTTCGTGTACGCGCTGCTGCCCATCGTGCGCAATACGTGCACGGGCCTGGCCGGCGTGCCGCGCGGCCTGCGGCAGGCCGCGCTGGCGCTGGGGCTGAACCGCTGGCAGCGGCTGTGGCACGTGGAGCTGCCGCTGGCGCTGCCGGTGATCCTGGCCGGGGTCAAGACGGCCGCCGTCATGAGCGTCGGCACGGCCACGATCGCGGCGTTCATCGGCGCCGGCGGCTACGGCGAGCGCATCACGACGGGCTTGGCACTGAACGACAACGCCATGATGCTGGCCGGCGCCTTGCCGGCCGCCGCGCTGGCGCTGCTGACGCAGGCGCTGTTCGAGCTGCTGGAGCGGCGCTTCGTCGTACGTACTGGGCGGGCCTGAGCCTGACTCGTCTGGATTGGCCGGCCCGCATCTTCAACCCAAGACCGACAACAGGGGTCAGACCCGCAGGGTCTGACCCCAGCCCTTGCTGTTGGGTTTTCAAAACTCCACGTTCATCCCCAGTTCGAACGCGCGGCCATAACCCGGCAACGGCCGCAGTGCTCCGCCCTGTGCCTTCAGGCCCGACAAATACACGCCACCGAGCGGATCGGCATACGCCTTGTCGAACAGGTTGCTCACACCGGCCGTCAGGCGCACGTGCTTTTGTGCCTGGAACGCCGTGCGCAATCCCACCAGCGCATAGCCGGCCGTCACCGGTTCCAGCCGGCGCAGGTCCACATGATCCTTGCGCGCCACCGCGCGCACGTCGAGCTGGCTGCTCCAGCGGCCCAGCTCATGCTCCAGCGCCAGCAGGGCATTGAGCGGCATGATGCGGTACAGGTCGCCGCCGTCGCGCCGCGTGCCGCGCGACCAGGCCGCGTTGCCGGTGAGGGCGATGCTGCCGTAGGCGCCCTGGGCCAGCAGCGGCAGGCGCCATGACAGGTTGGTGCCGTACAGCTTCGCGTCGTGGTTGGCGAAGCGCAGCAGGGTGCCGCGCGTGCTCATCTTCATGTAGGGATTGAAGGTGCCCAGCACGTCCACGTCGATGTAGTCGGCCACCTTGCTGAAGTACGGGTTGACGCGCACGAACCAGCCCTTTTCGCCGCCGCCGTGCCAGTCGGCCGTGACGGCCAGCGTGGCGGCCGCTTCGCGTTTCAGGTCGATATCGCCCACGTAGCCGTTGCCGTCGCCGAACCAGTTCGTCATCGTCATCGCCATCGTGCCGCGGCCCCACGAGTAGCGTTCGTACAGGTTGGGCGAGCGGGTCTTGCGTGCCAGCGCGAACTCGTAGGTCGCGCCTTCGCTTGGGGTGAAGCGGGCCAGCGCCGTCAGGTCCAGGTTGCCGTCGTCGCGGCGCCGCTCGCGCGCATTGAACGCGCGTGCCGCCGCGGCATCGGCCGCGTTCATCATGCCGGTGCCGTAGGCCTGCACGGCGCCCGCGTCCATCCGCACCCATTCCCAGCGCGCGCCCAGCAGCGACAGCCAGCGCGCATCGTGCCGCGTCTCGACTTCGCCAAATACCGCGGCGCGGTCGCGCATGCCGTCGTTGACGTTCACATAGGTGTTCGGCCCCATCATCATCGAGCCCGGCACCGCTGGCCAGAAGTCGTCCAGGCGGAAGCGGTGGAACTCGTTACCGATCCGCAGCGTGCCGGATGCCAGCGGGATAGCGGCCTTGACGACGTAGCCGGCGTTGCTGCCACGCGTCGTCATCGGCATCATGCCGGTGCGCTCGGGCGTGAAGAACCCCATGTCGTGCTCCGTCTTTTGCCAGTAGACGCTGGCATCGAAGTCGCCCCAGCCGAACCTGCCGGCGTAGGCCAGGTTGGCGTGGCGGGCCGTATTGTCCGTCATGTCCATGTACTGGTTGGGGAAGCCCTGGTAGGGGATGTGCTGCACGCCGGCGCGCAAGGTCAGTTGGCCGGCGCTGCCGCGCAGCGCCAGCGTGACCGCCTGGTTGATGCTCTCGAACATGCTGCCCAGCACGCGCTCACCGTTGCCGTCTTCGTAGCTGTGGCCGCGCGCGTAGGCGGCGGTGTAGCCGATGCTGGTGCTGTCGTCGGCCGCGCTGGCCGAGACGCTGGCGTTGACGCCGTCGTTGACGCTCTTCGCGCTGGCGCCCAGCTTGATGCGCGTGCGCCAGCCTTCGCCGGCGCGGGCGAAGAACGGCGCGGCGGACGTCACGGTGATGGTGCCGCCGATGCTGTCGCCGCCCGCGCTGACGGGCGTCACGCCGGCCACCAGGTCGATCTGGCCGACCTGGCCCGGATCGATGTACGACAGCGGCGGGTTCATATGGTTGGCGCAGGCGGACGTCAGTTCCATGCCGTCCACGCGGATCTTGATCCGGTCGTCGGCCAGCCCGTTCACGACGGGCAGACCGGAGACGCCGCCGCCCTGGGCCACGCTGTAGCCCGGCATTTTCGACAGCAGCGTGCTGATGTCGCTGTCGGCCGTGCGTTCGGGGTGTTCGGCGGTGCCGGTGATGACGACGACTGGAAGGTCGGCGGCAAGAATGGCCGGACCGTCGGGCGCGGCCATGGCGGGACTGGCCACGGCGACGGCCGTGGCGATACAGAAGTGGATGCGATTCATTTTTCGTGTTCTCGTTGGGCTGTGCGGGGGCCTGCCACGAGGGTGGCATTGCTTCGACGCGGCAGGCGATTCGGGACGATCAGCGCAACGAGGGCGGCGCGCGCGGGCTGGCGGCGGTCCACGGGAACAGCGGCGCGGCCGCCTGGTAGAACAGGGGCGGCCAGGCGGAGGAAAGGGCGGGCAGGGCAAAGGCGAAGCCGCTGGCGCAAGGCGGCAATGCGACATGCACGTGCAGCACGCAGTAGGGGCAATGCTTGACTGCGGGCGCCTTGGCGCCGCTGTCGTCGGCGACGACCGTCTTCATACCCGCCATGGTGCAGACCTGCATGACGTTCGCAGCGCTGGCCGGTGTGGGCATGGCCAGCGCCAGCGTCGGTGCCAGTGCGCCGAACAGCATGCCCAGCAGGGCAAGCCACAGGCACAGCACTTGTTGTCGGACGAGTTTGCGCATGGCCGCAGTATAGCCCTGCCATTGCCAGCGCGCACCCGGACAAAATGCCTAGGCAGCGGTGTAAGCAAACCTGCGCGGGTGGTAAGCATTTGTAAAGCTGGCTGGCAGGTGGAAGGGCGGCGATTATATTGAACCCGTCGATTCATCTCCCCGCCCACATGACAATGGGATTTGTCTCCCGCGCGCCTGGCCTGCCAGCGCGTGGGATTTTTTTTGCTCAGGCGCCGCGCGCGAGGTGCGTCAGCGCGTCGCCGGTGACGCGGCAGATGCGCCAGTCCGGCAGCACGGCCGCGCCCATCTTCTCGTAGAAGCTGATGGCGTTGGCGTTCCAGTCCAGCACCGACCACTCGAAGCGGCCGCACTGGCGCTCGACGGCCAACGCCGCCAGCGCGACCAGCATCTGCTTGCCATAGCCTTTGCCGCGCCGGTTCTGCTTGACGTACAGGTCTTCCAGATACAGGCCCTTCTTGCACAGGAACGTGGAGAAATTATGGAAGAACAGCGCGAACGTGACGACCTCGCCGCCCGCTTCCTCGCCCACGATCGCCTCGCAGGGCGGGCGCACACCGAACAGCGCGTCATGCAGCATCGCTTCGTTGGCGACGACCATGTGCTCGAGTTTCTCGAACACGGCCAGTTCGTGGATCATGGCGAAGATGGAAGACACGTCTTCCGGGCGAGCAGGGCGGATTTGAATGGTCATGAGGCTTTCTTCAAGGGTTCAGGTTCGATGATCACGGCCGGCCTGGCCGGCGTGGGCGTGCGCAGGGCCCAGGCCACGCTGCCCAGGCACAGCGCCATGCCGGTCCATTCCAGGATGCCGGGGCGGAAATGTTCGAGGCGGATCGACAGCAGCACGGAAATCACCGGCGTGACGACACCGATATACGTGGCCTTCTGCGGCCCGATGCGGTCGATCAGCGTAAAGAAGCAGGCGAAGGCGATGACGGAACCGAACAGCGCCAGGTACAGCAGGCCGCCCCAGTAGCGTGCGCTGGGCGGCGCCACGAAGCGTTCGCCCGTCGCCAGGACCCACAGCGCCACCAGCAAGGTGCCCCACAGCATGCCCCAGGCCATCGTCAGCAGCACATTGGGTGCCTGTTCGCGCACCTTGACGACGATGACGTTGCCGAAGGCGCTGGCTAATGTGGCCGCCAGCGCGAGAATCAGGCCGAGCAGGAAATGGCCTTGGCCGCCGGCCAGGATGTCGCGCACGGCCAGGCCGATCGACTGGTAGAACAGCAGGATGACGCCCGAGACGGCCACGCTGCCGGCCGCCCAGGTGCGCCAGGACAAGGGCGTGCCCAGCACGACCCGGCTGATCAGCGGGTTCCAGAACACCATCAGGGCAAACAGCACGGCTACCAGGGCGGAGACGAGGTACTGCTCGGAGGAATAGGTACAGATGTAACTGAGGCCAAATGTAGCGCAGCCCTGCAGCATCGTCCAACGCTGGGCGCGCCAGGACAAGGTCAGCTTGTCGCCGCGCAGCTTGCACCAGGCGAACAGCACGGCGGAGGACAGCGCGAAGCGGTAGACCACGGAAACGGCAGGGGGCACCTCGCCCAGCTGTAAGGTAATGGCCCAGAAGGTGGAACCCCAGATCAGGCTGGCGACAAGGAACAGAAGCGAGGAAGGCATCGGGCCAGTATACGGGCTTCCCGATAATTCCTCTATGGATACTTCGGTGTTGTCGGGCCACACAGCCGCGTTGACGGCGCGCAAGCCACAGTCGGGTGGCCAGGATTTTGCCGAATAGGAAAGTAGTATTGAACCACCAACTACTTCAAAGGTGCTGCCGTGACCCAAACCTGGCAATTCCAAATGGCTGCCGTGCTCGGCTACGTGAGCGTCCTGGTCCTGACTCTCATCGCCTGCGCCGAGGAGGCGGGCCTGGCGGGCGGGGTGGCGCTGCCGCTGTGAGCGCTCAGTAAGCCAGGTTGAAGCGGCGGTACAGGAAACCCAGCACGAAGAGCGGCCCGATCAGCAGGAAGCGCAGGTCGTCGAAAAACGATGGCTTCTTGCCTTCGATCATGTGGCCGATGAACTGGCCGATCCAGGCGAGCACGAAGATCGCGATACACAAGGGCAACACGGTGATGGGCGGCAGGGCCGCCAGCACGCCCAGCATCAGCAGTGCCATCAGCAGCATACCGGCGGCGAACGGGCGCGACAGCTTCCAGTAATACGCCAGGCTGGCCACGACGGCGAGGATCGCCACGAGCGGATGGATCCACCACAGGATGCCCAGCAGGGAGAAGACGATCAGCGGCACGCAGGCAAAGTGGATCAGTTCGTTGGTGGGATTGCGGTGGCTGCCGCTGTACTGCGTCAACAGGGTATCGATGGTGCGGTCGGTCGTCATGGCGGTCTCCTCGTGTCTGTGCACTTTCGATCGATTCTACACCGAAGGTTTGCCGCTACAATTGCCGGCATGTCCGCTGCACTTCCTACCCTTGCCGGCCTCGCGCCCGTCCTCGATGCCAACACCCGTATTCTGATCCTGGGCAGCTTTCCCGGCGCCGCGTCCCTTGCCGCGCAGCAGTACTACGCACACCCGCGCAATCTTGCGTGGCGGTTGATCTCGGCGCTGGTGGGCGAAGACCTGGTGGCGCTGCCGTATGAGGCACGTCTGCCGCGCCTGCTTGCGCACGGCATTGGCCTGTGGGACGTGCTGGGCGGCTGCGAGCGGCAGGGCAGCCTCGACTCCGCCATCCGCAACCCGGCCGCGAACGAGTTCGGGCGCCTGCGTCAGCTGTGCCCGCTATTGCGCACTGTCGGGTTCAATGGCCAGGCAGCCGGCAAGTTCGCGCCGCAGTTCGCCGCCCAGGGCTATCGGACGGTGGTGCTGCCGTCGTCGTCGCCGGCGTATGCGGCGCTGTCGTTTGAAGAGAAATTGTCTAACTGGAAGTATATATCTGCTTAGTTATTATAGAGGGCAGAGGTGTCGAGTTTGAACTCTTCATCTATTCCTAGCTTTTTCATTATTAGAGGAAGAACCTGATGGATGATGCGGATACCTGCCAGTATCTCGTTCATGTAAATGTCGGGATGCAAGTTTGATGAGTTAAGCCCAAGACTTTCTACTTCTGCCTTCGCTCCTAGCGCGCCAGCGTTTAGATTGATTAGGTCTAAAAGCTCTGCACGTAGAGGTACCCCTGCTCGAATAGCTCTGCTCTTCACTATGTTGAGCCACTTTCTGTAGTTCTTTTTAGTTTCCCAACAAAACTGGCTGAAACTGGTTTCGTAACCCCTCGGAACTTCAATCTTCGTAGCTGAGAGATGCATCAGGTGTGCATCGATGTCCTCGGCAGCGGTTTCGAAAATGTCTAATTCCTCTGCCCAGAGTAAATCAGCAATGAACGCAGCATAAAAACCGTACACATCTATGAATGCAGATAGCAAATTTTCGATGAGATTCGCGTAAAAGTCGTTGTTTATCGCCTCGTCGATCCGGTCTGAATCGTCAGCATCAACTCCGTCCATATCAATGTCTGCAAGAGGCGGCGTTGCCGGAATAGGAATGCCGATATTTTTTAGCGTATCAAAAATTTTCCAGCAGAGGAGGTCGATATCATCGTTAAGAGGTTCAATGTCGTAGCCAGTGTCGTTGTCGAATTGCACTCGTTCAGATAAGAATGCGATCAGCTTCCTCCATTTCGCCGCATTGTCTACTGACCCAGCCATCAACACAAAGTTGGCATCTATTTCGCCCAAGCCGATTATTGTTCGGATCCTTTTTTGCATATCGAGCGACATATATTCGCCATTTTTCCATTTACTTATCTGGGCAGGTGACACATTGAGGCGGGCGGCAAGTTCCTTTTGGTTACACGACAATGCCTTGAGAGCAAGTTGTATTAACGATTCCTGTATCATTTCCAAGCACCTATAATTTAGTAAATATAGAAACAGAATTTACTAAATCATGATAGCAGTAGGGTGCTTACGTCGCAAGTCAGAGCGAAGACAGAAGAGATAGAAGCGGGGCGCACTGGCTATGGTCTGATTTCGGAAATGCGCCAAGAACTATCATCACCTTGGCCAGCCCTTTGCCGTCCACACCAGGTTCCACAAGTGCCCGTCCAGGTCCTCGAACCCCTGGTCGTACATGAAGCCGTGATCCTCGGGCGGGTGCGGCGTGCGCCCGCCGGCCGCGACGGCCTTGGCGATCAGGCTGTCCAGTTCCTCCCGGCTCTCGCAGCTCAGGCAGATGATCACCTCGTTGGCTTCCTTCGCCTGGGCCAGCGGCTTGTCGATGAGGGAGCGGAAGAAGTCCTCCGTCATCAGCATGGCATGGATGGTGCCGTCCACGATGTTCATGAACGCGGTGCTGTCGCTGCTCCATTGCGGATTGAAGGTAAAGCCCAACGCCGTGAAGAAGGCGCGGGATTTTTCCAGGTCCTTGACTGCCAGGTTGAAGATGACTTGTTTGTTCATGGGGCCTCCTTGGGTTGGTTTCCCTGACGACGTGCCAGCATGGCGCCGATCGACCAGCTGGCGCAAATATTTTTTCGCCGGCGCGAATCCTTTTTGTGCAAACGGCCCTCCTAGTGTTGCAAGCTCGGCAATCCAGCCGTACGCTGCACTGCAAAGGAGTAGACATGAGGAATTTGACGGGCAAGGAAAGCGCCGTGCGCGCCATCGGCGGCGGCGTGCTGATCGTGGGTGCCGCCGCGGCCTGGTACCAGGGCGCGACGGCAGCCGCGCTGGGGCTGGTGACGGCAGGGCTGGGCGCCATGCTGTCCGGCTTATTCGGGTATTGCCCGGCATGCGCATTGGCCGGCCGCTGTGGCCTGCGCAAGCAGGGGAGGTAGGCATGCGCATTCCCGAACAGACGTTTGCCGCCGCCCAGGCCGGCGACCCAGCCGCGCTGCAGCACCTGCTGGTGCAGCTGCGGCCCGATATCCGGCGTTATGCCGCTTACCAGTGCAAGCGCTCGTCCGCCGTGGACGACGTGGTGCAGGAAGCGCTGATCATCCTGTATCGCCGCATCGGCACGGTGCGCACGGCATCGGCCCTGGGCGGCTGGCTGCTGCGCATCGTGGGCCGGCTGTGCATGCTGCCGGCCCTGATGTTCATGCGGGGCGTGGAGGACCTGCGCGGTGTCGAGGAATCGGCGCGCTTCGCGCGCATGCCGGTGGACGAGTTGCGCCTGGACCTGGTACGGGCGCTCGAATCGCTGCCCGCCGCGCAGCGCGAAATCGTGCTGCTGCGCGATATGCAGGAGATGACGATCCGCGATATCGCAGCCCACCTGGCCATCACGCCAGAGGCCGCGAAGAGCCGCCTGCACCGCGCCCGGGCGATGGTGCGCGAATACCTGCTGGCAGGGGAGGCGGCATGAGCGACTACCAGAACCGCGACGACCTGGGGCTGGCGCGCGAGCTGATCGCGTTGGCGCCCACGGAGGCGAAGGCATTCCTCGGCATGAAGGCGGCGGCGGAACGCAGCGACGGCGTCATTCCAGACAAGTATCGGGAGCTGATCTCGATTGCGGTGGCGCTGGCTACGCAGTGCGCCTACTGTATCGACGCGCACACGAAAAACGCCGTGCAGGCCGGCGCCACACGCGAGGAAATCGCGGAGACGGCCTTTATCGCGGCGGCGCTGAAGGCGGGCGCGGCGGTGGGACACGGCTTGCTGGCGCTGCGCTTGTTCGACGAGGCCGGTGCCCGCTGAGGAAGCGTCACCAGGCGCCGAACACGCGGTCCAGCGCCGTCTGGAGAGCGAACTGGTGCTCAGAGGCCGAGCCGGCTTTGTGCTTCAGTTCGCTGACGGGAATCGCACCCATCTGCGGCGTGTCGAGAAAGCACTCGACGCCGTCCACCGCGATGATGGGAAACAGGTCCGGCGGTAGCGTCGCCGCGGAGAATCCCTCGAGCTTGCGCAGCGGAATGACGAGCCGCGTCGCCAGCCCGCTGATCACATTGCTCTGCACGTCGACCAGGTAGGGGATAGCGGTCCTGTTGCGGCCGGGATTATGGTAGAGGTCGAAGCGAGCCATCAGAAGGCGCGCCATTCCTGCAGTGCCACGCCCTCGGCTTCGACCGTCTGGTTGTACTGGGCCAGGAATTGCGCGTGGCGCGCA from Pseudoduganella armeniaca includes the following:
- a CDS encoding DUF2946 domain-containing protein → MRKLVRQQVLCLWLALLGMLFGALAPTLALAMPTPASAANVMQVCTMAGMKTVVADDSGAKAPAVKHCPYCVLHVHVALPPCASGFAFALPALSSAWPPLFYQAAAPLFPWTAASPRAPPSLR
- a CDS encoding Mpo1 family 2-hydroxy fatty acid dioxygenase, which encodes MTTDRTIDTLLTQYSGSHRNPTNELIHFACVPLIVFSLLGILWWIHPLVAILAVVASLAYYWKLSRPFAAGMLLMALLMLGVLAALPPITVLPLCIAIFVLAWIGQFIGHMIEGKKPSFFDDLRFLLIGPLFVLGFLYRRFNLAY
- a CDS encoding DMT family transporter, with the protein product MPSSLLFLVASLIWGSTFWAITLQLGEVPPAVSVVYRFALSSAVLFAWCKLRGDKLTLSWRAQRWTMLQGCATFGLSYICTYSSEQYLVSALVAVLFALMVFWNPLISRVVLGTPLSWRTWAAGSVAVSGVILLFYQSIGLAVRDILAGGQGHFLLGLILALAATLASAFGNVIVVKVREQAPNVLLTMAWGMLWGTLLVALWVLATGERFVAPPSARYWGGLLYLALFGSVIAFACFFTLIDRIGPQKATYIGVVTPVISVLLSIRLEHFRPGILEWTGMALCLGSVAWALRTPTPARPAVIIEPEPLKKAS
- the hutI gene encoding imidazolonepropionase; the encoded protein is MQQWDLLITNVHLARMTGGGYGELRDGAIAVRDGRIAWLGSAAEAAAVGGAREVRDGAGCWLTPGLIDCHTHIVHAGNRSDEFEARLNGATYEDIARAGGGIMSTVRATRAASEDELLAASLPRIASLLAEGVTTLEIKSGYGLDAASEAKMLRVARRVGQELPVRVVTTFLGAHALPPEYAGNPDGYVEAVCAMIPALAEQGLVDAVDAFCERIAFSNVQTERVFEAARAHGLPVKLHAEQLSDQQGAQLVARFNGLSADHLEHLSEAGIAAMAASGTVAVLLPGAYYFLRDTTPPPVAALRAAGVPMAVATDNNPGTSPMTSLLLAMNMACTLWRLTPYEALAGCTVHGARALGLQAELGTLEVGKRADFALWRIARPADLSYAIGFNPCASVVHDGVWRASHIWANA
- a CDS encoding GNAT family N-acetyltransferase; this encodes MTIQIRPARPEDVSSIFAMIHELAVFEKLEHMVVANEAMLHDALFGVRPPCEAIVGEEAGGEVVTFALFFHNFSTFLCKKGLYLEDLYVKQNRRGKGYGKQMLVALAALAVERQCGRFEWSVLDWNANAISFYEKMGAAVLPDWRICRVTGDALTHLARGA
- a CDS encoding HutD/Ves family protein → MTTLIQYASLNPTPWKNGGGCTTEIMASPPGATLNDFDWRISLATIAQSGPFSVFPGIDRTLTLVDGGNVVLDVGNERKVALSEREPVVAFPGEVPVNATVDGDPTTDFNVMTRRERCSHQLERRVVRDFSVLERRSALTVLFLAEGESLTVYSSRERMVLVRYDAVVLDREETWTLEAPSATVFIVDIMPNEEDE
- a CDS encoding TonB-dependent receptor, which translates into the protein MNRIHFCIATAVAVASPAMAAPDGPAILAADLPVVVITGTAEHPERTADSDISTLLSKMPGYSVAQGGGVSGLPVVNGLADDRIKIRVDGMELTSACANHMNPPLSYIDPGQVGQIDLVAGVTPVSAGGDSIGGTITVTSAAPFFARAGEGWRTRIKLGASAKSVNDGVNASVSASAADDSTSIGYTAAYARGHSYEDGNGERVLGSMFESINQAVTLALRGSAGQLTLRAGVQHIPYQGFPNQYMDMTDNTARHANLAYAGRFGWGDFDASVYWQKTEHDMGFFTPERTGMMPMTTRGSNAGYVVKAAIPLASGTLRIGNEFHRFRLDDFWPAVPGSMMMGPNTYVNVNDGMRDRAAVFGEVETRHDARWLSLLGARWEWVRMDAGAVQAYGTGMMNAADAAAARAFNARERRRDDGNLDLTALARFTPSEGATYEFALARKTRSPNLYERYSWGRGTMAMTMTNWFGDGNGYVGDIDLKREAAATLAVTADWHGGGEKGWFVRVNPYFSKVADYIDVDVLGTFNPYMKMSTRGTLLRFANHDAKLYGTNLSWRLPLLAQGAYGSIALTGNAAWSRGTRRDGGDLYRIMPLNALLALEHELGRWSSQLDVRAVARKDHVDLRRLEPVTAGYALVGLRTAFQAQKHVRLTAGVSNLFDKAYADPLGGVYLSGLKAQGGALRPLPGYGRAFELGMNVEF
- a CDS encoding DNA-deoxyinosine glycosylase, translated to MSAALPTLAGLAPVLDANTRILILGSFPGAASLAAQQYYAHPRNLAWRLISALVGEDLVALPYEARLPRLLAHGIGLWDVLGGCERQGSLDSAIRNPAANEFGRLRQLCPLLRTVGFNGQAAGKFAPQFAAQGYRTVVLPSSSPAYAALSFEEKLSNWKYISA
- a CDS encoding ABC transporter permease/substrate-binding protein, with protein sequence MRALALTVGLLAALPALADDVLHVGSKRFTESYILAEIVAQTAAPHARTEHRQGLGNTAIVLAALQNGSIDVYPEYLGTIDQEILKHDKPASLEQIQRELAPLGLGVAVPLGFNNTYALAVRGDTPGVRTLSDLAAQANLQFGLSHEFIGRADGWPGLRQRYRLPQQPRGLDHGIAYEALAQRQVDVIDIYSTDAKIGRYGLKVLEDDQGYFPRYDAVLLYRLDAAKRFPAAWAALQQLEGKLGASDMIALNGAAELQGRPFAAVARDWLARSAQGSQALVQATPPAHRNLADVLFAPDLGRLTGQHVLLVALSVLLACLVGVPLGIVAAYRARLRQGVLGVTGMLQTIPSLALLAMLIPLLGRIGIVPALVALFVYALLPIVRNTCTGLAGVPRGLRQAALALGLNRWQRLWHVELPLALPVILAGVKTAAVMSVGTATIAAFIGAGGYGERITTGLALNDNAMMLAGALPAAALALLTQALFELLERRFVVRTGRA